A DNA window from Zingiber officinale cultivar Zhangliang chromosome 3A, Zo_v1.1, whole genome shotgun sequence contains the following coding sequences:
- the LOC122053517 gene encoding carboxyvinyl-carboxyphosphonate phosphorylmutase, chloroplastic-like, translating to MANSQTANVAVRPWAASAGTRKTRMHRLVEEEGCVLLPGIFDALSASVLQSAGFKAGFVSGYAVSASRLGMPDIGLLTPPEMADAARAICAAAPNVVFIVDADTGGGNALNVQRTVKDIMATGAGGLFLEDQVWPKKCGHMQGKQVIPAEDHAAKIAAAREAIGDADFFLVARTDARATAGGLNEAIARANLYMEAGADACFVEAPRSDDEMREVCKRTNGFRAANMLEGGFTPLHTPQELKEMGFHLVLHSTTAVYASARALIDTLKVLKEEGTSRDHLHKLTTFEEFNSLIGLKEYNETGARFEKFKVPSN from the exons ATGGCGAACTCGCAGACGGCCAACGTCGCGGTGAGGCCTTGGGCGGCCTCCGCTGGAACTAGGAAAACCCGCATGCACCGCCTCGTCGAGGAGGAGGGCTGCGTGCTCTTGCCCGGGATCTTCGACGCGCTCTCCGCCTCGGTCCTACAGAGCGCCGGATTCAAGGCCGGCTTCGTCTCCGGCTACGCCGTCTCCGCCTCCCGCCTCGGCATGCCTGACATCGGCCTCCTCAC GCCGCCGGAGATGGCGGATGCTGCTCGAGCGATTTGCGCGGCGGCTCCGAACGTTGTGTTCATCGTCGATGCTG ATACAGGAGGTGGTAACGCCCTCAACGTTCAGAGGACTGTTAAAGACATAATGGCAACTGGTGCTGGTGGATTGTTCCTTGAG GATCAAGTCTGGCCAAAGAAGTGCG GACACATGCAAGGAAAACAG GTGATACCAGCAGAGGATCATGCAGCCAAGATAGCAGCTGCTCGAGAAGCGATCGGCGATGCGGATTTCTTTCTTGTCGCTCGGACTGATGCTCGTGCAACTGCCGGTGGTCTAAACGAAGCGATCGCACGGGCTAACCTCTACATGGAG GCAGGGGCGGATGCTTGCTTCGTCGAGGCTCCACGGAGCGACGACGAGATGAGGGAGGTGTGCAAGCGCACGAATGGCTTCCGGGCGGCCAACATGCTGGAAGGTGGGTTCACGCCGTTGCACACGCCGCAGGAGCTCAAGGAGATGGGATTCCACCTCGTCCTGCATTCCACCACTGCTGTTTACGCCTCGGCTCGCGCCTTGATCGACACGCTGAAAGTGCTGAAGGAGGAAGGGACGAGCAGAGACCACCTCCACAAGCTCACCACGTTCGAGGAGTTCAACAGTTTGATCGGACTGAAGGAGTACAACGAGACGGGCGCTCGATTTGAGAAATTCAAAGTGCCCTCCAACTGA